The following are from one region of the Nicotiana tomentosiformis chromosome 7, ASM39032v3, whole genome shotgun sequence genome:
- the LOC104114972 gene encoding protein SCAR2 isoform X3 — MPLNRYQIRNEYSLADPELYKAADKDDPEALLEGVAMAGLVGVLRQLGDLAEFAAEIFHDLHEEVMATAARGHSLTVRVQQLEAEFPLIEREFLSQTNHSSFFYNAGTDWHPNPRIGQNMVTSGDLPRFVMDSYEECRGPPRLFLLDKFDVAGAGACLKRYTDPSSFKVETSSYSFTTSDVQREKKTRKSKKRGSRWRNGETPEVLPTSHAKLHQLFLEERIENGINVPAHRVKLKRKLNGFPFDPKTGKSYMNKFLEATSPEHRVVHEIGIDSSPLRLTSTDAYETSMDTEDIRPPSPDKEVMRRNKSASSSPSPPQSEESNALKPCLDEVVEDLYHDQIRAISRPNDTLQSTDLLPSTHSMVDEKEIAMDGESRTEGSVGYESDDVASEIDNYVDALTTMESELETDSEQRAKKDLHFLNSKNQVLLLSSSSEKLQTQSSDSHSMGNSTLSDDGNSYSKKEISSFSCSDSPSTSVESVLLESEISSKEAKTSDISYDRQSVNEETQLPQPPEHGDYDKRCIMVAREHSGSCDSVAGMRAETSEKFVAHGKSENPLTSIAEDAADLHASPPRAPIIFNAPERNGDNSPSRASIEDKLADDSMDGNLNVGENVSCASNPSDVPRRASGILPWSKSPKVQRKSKLDNDADLHVSPPCAPVIFNAPEQNEDDSPSRVSIEDKLAHDSVDGNLSVGENVFRASNPSDVPRRATGKLPWSKSPKIQHESKLDNDDMNLQLHNLDREDPLLGEDLTCLYNLSDGPSKEGDTSPSSSSLAVNHPNHLNGLGNENSNGISEGSVQKLDILGAPDKECGKHSWYTMSHDKTAEDTYMKKPHNLTTTEIEDGDADGEHEETCGAFSDAVTSEPGDISKNCGVDGLDFFDALNPQIPEIANDIQPLESGKVEISCSKQENYDEVSSMTKFEEKDSIVPSELLYASASTGSITSQHLESLIKEAILSDETEHKIDKSDVTVETASLAALAYKEDIDDLHSSLDQKRFSEESVCLIGHSSQNDLETDLPDGLVESKFEIQIADSPDSNSFVHDASNYHHPESEVLDTLSDNKLSFDAENILESNTASSQSPLSLDTEQVSSQGKNVVDSTEDASSLQTISLEEGKDELKDDQLNEELLDNDVLSPLMEQMQPSSHVDRASDASSLSLLPNLPSQDAEPDVIAHSSNQDPQPLLTDNCAEERAESAIHEHDKMEVLDNGESKSEPLALLAQPQQVDSFDLEQSAESSSIASPTFSPRQPSFPELLSQSNQDSLTSFPIHHSDKKEDEIPCKEPDEEKLIDEGATKEELLPQFEEARLSNHADIVGAVSASSIPFMANVPCQTSVSNPLPLSSHNVNPFEHGNTMISTSPGFVLLPGEPQIDLAEMPPLPPLPPIQWRMGKLHSSPDLDEELTQHHIGANSSSLPPRTDQNDQPVNRNMALSAVATESTALSCGNSSRFIDPGDKHSINPHFPLPGQYHEVQQSSLHAMRGGETQPVNSISDVTSLDKPSTDALGSSEELIQPLSRVAPEFLSDEQGYDHLEQHMPVTDGIKPKAAPINTGLTDASESLCHEPSQPQFQPQSQHHPLHQLAPETSLNRSNLEETPTRLEKNVVAHGTIIPSYTENAKPDHSIPTTEAEIIWPAVEEGNANGIRMVKLQRPRTPLIDDLAVHDKSKLRKVTERVRPEIQKDDERDSLLEQIRKKSFNLKPTVATRPSIQGPQTNLRVAAILEKAKTIRQAFAGSDEEDDEDSWSDS, encoded by the exons ATGCCGTTGAATAGGTATCAGATAAGGAACGAGTACAGCTTGGCTGATCCAGAGCTGTATAAAGCTGCTGATAAAGATGATCCAGAAGCTCTACTTGAAGGCGTTGCTATGGCTGGCCTTGTCGGTGTTTTACGCCAGCTCGGTGACCTCGCCGA GTTTGCTGCTGAGATATTCCATGACTTACATGAAGAAGTGATGGCAACTGCTGCTAGGGGCCACAGTTTGACAGTCAGGGTCCAGCAGCTTGAAGCAGAATTTCCTTTGATTGAGAGGGAATTCCTCTCACAGACCAATCACTCTTCCTTCTTCTATAATGCTG GTACTGATTGGCATCCTAATCCGCGAATCGGCCAAAATATGGTTACAAGTGGAGATTTGCCTCGATTTGTGATGGACTCGTATGAAGAATGCAGAGGTCCACCTCGCTTATTCCTTCTAGACAA GTTTGATGTTGCTGGAGCTGGAGCATGTCTGAAACGTTATACTGACCCTTCATCTTTTAAAGTGGAGACATCCTCTTATTCATTCACAACTTCAGATGTTCAGAGGGAAAAGAAAACTCGCAAGTCAAAG AAGAGAGGCTCGCGCTGGAGGAATGGGGAGACACCTGAGGTGTTGCCTACATCACATGCCAA ACTCCATCAGCTTTTCTTGGAGGAACGCATTGAAAATGGTATAAATGTTCCTGCACATCGCGTGAAACTGAAAAGAAAGCTGAATGGATTTCCATTTGACCCGAAAACTGGAAAGAGCTATATGAACAAGTTCTTGGAGGCTACTTCGCCAGAGCATAGAGTAGTCCATGAAATTGGTATCGATTCATCACCTTTGAGATTGACATCAACTGATGCTTATGAAACTTCGATGGACACTGAAGATATTAGACCACCGAGTCCTGATAAAGAGGTGATGCGGAGGAACAAGAGTGCATCTTCATCTCCTTCTCCACCACAAAGTGAAGAGAGCAATGCTCTAAAGCCATGCTTAGATGAAGTCGTTGAGGATCTCTACCACGATCAAATTCGAGCAATTTCCAGACCAAACGATACTTTGCAATCAACTGATTTATTGCCATCTACTCATAGCATGGTTGATGAAAAGGAAATAGCAATGGATGGAGAAAGCCGAACAGAAGGAAGTGTTGGTTATGAGTCTGATGATGTTGCAAGTGAAATAGATAATTATGTAGATGCCCTAACCACAATGGAGTCAGAATTAGAAACAGACTCCGAGCAGAGAGCCAAAAAGGATTTGCACTTCTTGAACAGCAAAAATCAAGTGTTACTTCTGTCTTCTAGCAGTGAGAAGCTTCAAACTCAATCTTCAGATTCTCACTCAATGGGGAACTCTACATTATCTGATGATGGGAATAGTTATTCTAAGAAGGAAATATCTAGTTTTTCTTGTTCTGATTCCCCTAGCACTTCTGTTGAAAGTGTCCTTTTGGAGAGCGAAATTTCTAGTAAGGAAGCAAAGACATCTGACATTTCATATGATCGGCAATCTGTTAATGAGGAGACTCAATTGCCCCAGCCTCCAGAACATGGTGATTATGATAAAAGATGCATTATGGTAGCTAGGGAACACAGTGGCAGTTGCGACTCTG TTGCAGGGATGAGAGCTGAAACAAGTGAAAAGTTTGTCGCCCATGGCAAGAGTGAAAATCCTTTAACTAGCATTGCAGAAGATGCAGCAGATTTGCATGCCAGTCCACCCCGTGCTCCTATTATCTTTAATGCGCCAGAACGGAATGGAGATAATTCACCATCTAGAGCATCCATTGAAGACAAGCTAGCAGATGATTCAATGGATGGAAATTTGAATGTAGGTGAGAATGTGTCTTGTGCATCAAATCCTTCTGATGTTCCTCGCCGCGCCAGCGGTATCTTGCCGTGGTCAAAATCTCCTAAAGTCCAGCGCAAAAGCAAGTTAGATAATGATGCAGATTTGCATGTCAGTCCACCCTGTGCTCCTGTTATCTTCAATGCACCAGAACAGAACGAAGATGATTCACCATCTAGAGTATCCATTGAAGACAAGCTAGCACATGATTCGGTTGATGGAAATTTGAGTGTAGGTGAGAATGTGTTTCGTGCATCAAATCCTTCTGATGTTCCTCGCCGCGCCACCGGTAAGTTGCCATGGTCAAAATCTCCTAAAATCCAGCATGAAAGCAAGTTAGATAATGATGATATGAATCTG CAGTTGCACAATTTGGACCGTGAGGATCCATTATTGGGTGAAGATTTAACCTGCTTATATAATCTTTCTGACGGTCCATCAAAAGAAGGTGACACCTCACCTTCATCTTCATCATTGGCTGTAAACCATCCAAATCATCTAAATGGTTTAGGCAATGAGAATTCAAATGGTATTTCTGAGGGTTCAGTTCAAAAGCTGGATATATTGGGTGCTCCTGACAAAGAATGTGGCAAACACTCATGGTATACCATGTCTCATGATAAAACTGCTGAAGATACATACATGAAAAAGCCACATAACCTGACCACCACAGAGATTGAAGATGGTGATGCAGATGGAGAGCATGAAGAGACGTGTGGGGCATTCAGTGATGCAGTTACGTCTGAGCCGGGAGACATCAGTAAGAACTGTGGAGTAGATGGCCTCGATTTTTTTGATGCGCTCAACCCTCAGATTCCAGAAATTGCAAATGATATTCAGCCACTTGAATCTGGAAAAGTGGAGATTTCATGTTCTAAGCAGGAAAATTATGACGAAGTTTCAAGTATGACGAAATTTGAGGAAAAAGATAGTATTGTCCCCAGTGAGCTTTTGTATGCAAGTGCATCTACTGGTTCAATTACCTCTCAACATCTCGAATCATTGATCAAAGAAGCAATACTCTCAGATGAGACAGAACATAAGATAGATAAATCTGATGTCACAGTTGAGACTGCTTCTCTTGCTGCGTTGGCGTATAAAGAAGATATTGATGATCTACACTCATCTTTAGATCAGAAAAGGTTTTCAGAAGAATCTGTTTGCTTAATTGGACATTCCAGCCAGAATGACTTGGAAACTGATCTACCTGATGGCCTTGTAGAATCAAAGTTCGAGATACAGATAGCTGATTCCCCAGATTCTAATTCCTTCGTGCATGATGCATCCAACTATCATCATCCCGAGTCGGAGGTTCTTGACACTCTTTCGGACAACAAACTTTCTTTTGATGCTGAAAACATTTTGGAATCAAACACTGCTTCCAGTCAGTCACCATTAAGCTTGGATACTGAACAAGTATCCTCCCAAGGGAAGAATGTTGTTGATTCCACTGAAGATGCTTCATCATTGCAAACTATTTCTCTTGAAGAAGGAAAGGATGAATTAAAAGATGATCAACTCAATGAGGAATTACTGGACAATGATGTATTATCACCTCTCATGGAGCAGATGCAGCCTTCAAGTCATGTTGACCGAGCATCAGATGCTTCTTCCCTATCTTTGTTGCCAAACCTTCCAAGTCAAGATGCAGAGCCAGATGTTATAGCCCACAGCAGCAATCAAGATCCTCAACCCTTGCTAACTGATAACTGTGCAGAAGAGAGGGCTGAGTCAGCAATCCACGAGCATGATAAAATGGAGGTGCTGGATAATGGTGAGTCGAAGTCAGAGCCATTAGCTCTGTTAGCCCAGCCACAACAGGTGGATTCATTTGACCTTGAACAATCTGCTGAATCTTCTTCAATTGCTTCACCAACATTTAGTCCCCGTCAACCTTCATTTCCAGAGCTTTTATCACAGAGCAATCAAGACAGTTTGACATCTTTTCCAATCCACCACTCTGACAAAAAAGAGGACGAGATACCATGTAAAGAACCAGACGAAGAGAAATTGATAGATGAAGGTGCTACTAAAGAGGAGCTGTTACCTCAGTTTGAAGAGGCACGCCTCTCCAATCATGCTGATATAGTTGGAGCCGTCAGTGCTTCTTCTATACCATTTATGGCAAATGTTCCTTGTCAAACTTCAGTTTCAAATCCCTTACCTCTTAGCAGCCATAATGTCAATCCTTTTGAACACGGGAATACAATGATTTCTACCTCTCCTGGCTTTGTCCTGCTTCCTGGTGAACCCCAGATTGATCTGGCGGAAATGCCCCCATTGCCTCCTCTTCCTCCAATTCAATGGAGGATGGGAAAATTACATTCTTCCCCTGATTTGGATGAGGAGCTAACACAGCATCATATAGGCGCCAATTCATCAAGTCTGCCACCTAGGACTGATCAGAATGATCAACCTGTCAATCGAAACATGGCACTGTCAGCTGTAGCTACAGAGAGTACAGCTCTCAGTTGTGGAAACAGTAGTAGGTTTATTGATCCAGGTGATAAACACTCCATAAACCCTCACTTCCCATTGCCAGGTCAATATCATGAGGTGCAGCAGTCTAGTTTGCATGCCATGAGAGGAGGGGAAACACAGCCTGTTAATTCTATCTCAGATGTAACTTCTCTGGATAAACCTTCTACCGATGCTTTGGGTTCAAGTGAAGAACTTATCCAACCACTGAGTAGAGTTGCTCCAGAATTTCTTTCAGACGAACAAGGCTATGATCATTTGGAACAACATATGCCAGTAACTGATGGAATAAAACCAAAAGCAGCTCCTATAAATACAGGGCTTACAGATGCTTCTGAGTCATTATGCCATGAACCATCTCAGCCCCAGTTCCAGCCCCAGTCCCAGCATCATCCCCTCCATCAGTTAGCACCAGAGACTAGCTTAAACAGATCCAATCTTGAAGAGACCCCCACAAGATTGGAGAAAAATGTGGTGGCTCACGGCACCATTATTCCATCATATACAGAAAATGCAAAGCCTGATCACAGTATTCCAACTACAGAGGCGGAAATTATTTGGCCAGCTGTCGAGGAAGGAAACGCTAATGGGATCCGCATGGTGAAACTACAAAGACCACGGACTCCATTAATTGACGATCTTGCTGTGCATGACAAAAGCAAA TTGAGAAAGGTGACAGAGCGGGTTAGGCCTGAAATACAGAAGGATGATGAAAGAGATTCTCTCTTGgaacaaataaggaaaaag TCATTCAATTTGAAACCTACAGTTGCAACAAGACCTAGTATTCAGGGTCCTCAAACTAATCTGAGAGTTGCTGCCATTTTGGAGAAAGCAAAAACAATTCGCCAG GCCTTTGCTGGAAgtgatgaagaagatgatgagGATTCTTGGAGTGATTCATGA
- the LOC104114972 gene encoding SCAR-like protein 1 isoform X1 translates to MPLNRYQIRNEYSLADPELYKAADKDDPEALLEGVAMAGLVGVLRQLGDLAEFAAEIFHDLHEEVMATAARGHSLTVRVQQLEAEFPLIEREFLSQTNHSSFFYNAGTDWHPNPRIGQNMVTSGDLPRFVMDSYEECRGPPRLFLLDKFDVAGAGACLKRYTDPSSFKVETSSYSFTTSDVQREKKTRKSKKRGSRWRNGETPEVLPTSHAKLHQLFLEERIENGINVPAHRVKLKRKLNGFPFDPKTGKSYMNKFLEATSPEHRVVHEIGIDSSPLRLTSTDAYETSMDTEDIRPPSPDKEVMRRNKSASSSPSPPQSEESNALKPCLDEVVEDLYHDQIRAISRPNDTLQSTDLLPSTHSMVDEKEIAMDGESRTEGSVGYESDDVASEIDNYVDALTTMESELETDSEQRAKKDLHFLNSKNQVLLLSSSSEKLQTQSSDSHSMGNSTLSDDGNSYSKKEISSFSCSDSPSTSVESVLLESEISSKEAKTSDISYDRQSVNEETQLPQPPEHGDYDKRCIMVAREHSGSCDSVAGMRAETSEKFVAHGKSENPLTSIAEDAADLHASPPRAPIIFNAPERNGDNSPSRASIEDKLADDSMDGNLNVGENVSCASNPSDVPRRASGILPWSKSPKVQRKSKLDNDADLHVSPPCAPVIFNAPEQNEDDSPSRVSIEDKLAHDSVDGNLSVGENVFRASNPSDVPRRATGKLPWSKSPKIQHESKLDNDDMNLVSNLPFTSELLNVPSQDRHKLLSSDNQQLHNLDREDPLLGEDLTCLYNLSDGPSKEGDTSPSSSSLAVNHPNHLNGLGNENSNGISEGSVQKLDILGAPDKECGKHSWYTMSHDKTAEDTYMKKPHNLTTTEIEDGDADGEHEETCGAFSDAVTSEPGDISKNCGVDGLDFFDALNPQIPEIANDIQPLESGKVEISCSKQENYDEVSSMTKFEEKDSIVPSELLYASASTGSITSQHLESLIKEAILSDETEHKIDKSDVTVETASLAALAYKEDIDDLHSSLDQKRFSEESVCLIGHSSQNDLETDLPDGLVESKFEIQIADSPDSNSFVHDASNYHHPESEVLDTLSDNKLSFDAENILESNTASSQSPLSLDTEQVSSQGKNVVDSTEDASSLQTISLEEGKDELKDDQLNEELLDNDVLSPLMEQMQPSSHVDRASDASSLSLLPNLPSQDAEPDVIAHSSNQDPQPLLTDNCAEERAESAIHEHDKMEVLDNGESKSEPLALLAQPQQVDSFDLEQSAESSSIASPTFSPRQPSFPELLSQSNQDSLTSFPIHHSDKKEDEIPCKEPDEEKLIDEGATKEELLPQFEEARLSNHADIVGAVSASSIPFMANVPCQTSVSNPLPLSSHNVNPFEHGNTMISTSPGFVLLPGEPQIDLAEMPPLPPLPPIQWRMGKLHSSPDLDEELTQHHIGANSSSLPPRTDQNDQPVNRNMALSAVATESTALSCGNSSRFIDPGDKHSINPHFPLPGQYHEVQQSSLHAMRGGETQPVNSISDVTSLDKPSTDALGSSEELIQPLSRVAPEFLSDEQGYDHLEQHMPVTDGIKPKAAPINTGLTDASESLCHEPSQPQFQPQSQHHPLHQLAPETSLNRSNLEETPTRLEKNVVAHGTIIPSYTENAKPDHSIPTTEAEIIWPAVEEGNANGIRMVKLQRPRTPLIDDLAVHDKSKLRKVTERVRPEIQKDDERDSLLEQIRKKSFNLKPTVATRPSIQGPQTNLRVAAILEKAKTIRQAFAGSDEEDDEDSWSDS, encoded by the exons ATGCCGTTGAATAGGTATCAGATAAGGAACGAGTACAGCTTGGCTGATCCAGAGCTGTATAAAGCTGCTGATAAAGATGATCCAGAAGCTCTACTTGAAGGCGTTGCTATGGCTGGCCTTGTCGGTGTTTTACGCCAGCTCGGTGACCTCGCCGA GTTTGCTGCTGAGATATTCCATGACTTACATGAAGAAGTGATGGCAACTGCTGCTAGGGGCCACAGTTTGACAGTCAGGGTCCAGCAGCTTGAAGCAGAATTTCCTTTGATTGAGAGGGAATTCCTCTCACAGACCAATCACTCTTCCTTCTTCTATAATGCTG GTACTGATTGGCATCCTAATCCGCGAATCGGCCAAAATATGGTTACAAGTGGAGATTTGCCTCGATTTGTGATGGACTCGTATGAAGAATGCAGAGGTCCACCTCGCTTATTCCTTCTAGACAA GTTTGATGTTGCTGGAGCTGGAGCATGTCTGAAACGTTATACTGACCCTTCATCTTTTAAAGTGGAGACATCCTCTTATTCATTCACAACTTCAGATGTTCAGAGGGAAAAGAAAACTCGCAAGTCAAAG AAGAGAGGCTCGCGCTGGAGGAATGGGGAGACACCTGAGGTGTTGCCTACATCACATGCCAA ACTCCATCAGCTTTTCTTGGAGGAACGCATTGAAAATGGTATAAATGTTCCTGCACATCGCGTGAAACTGAAAAGAAAGCTGAATGGATTTCCATTTGACCCGAAAACTGGAAAGAGCTATATGAACAAGTTCTTGGAGGCTACTTCGCCAGAGCATAGAGTAGTCCATGAAATTGGTATCGATTCATCACCTTTGAGATTGACATCAACTGATGCTTATGAAACTTCGATGGACACTGAAGATATTAGACCACCGAGTCCTGATAAAGAGGTGATGCGGAGGAACAAGAGTGCATCTTCATCTCCTTCTCCACCACAAAGTGAAGAGAGCAATGCTCTAAAGCCATGCTTAGATGAAGTCGTTGAGGATCTCTACCACGATCAAATTCGAGCAATTTCCAGACCAAACGATACTTTGCAATCAACTGATTTATTGCCATCTACTCATAGCATGGTTGATGAAAAGGAAATAGCAATGGATGGAGAAAGCCGAACAGAAGGAAGTGTTGGTTATGAGTCTGATGATGTTGCAAGTGAAATAGATAATTATGTAGATGCCCTAACCACAATGGAGTCAGAATTAGAAACAGACTCCGAGCAGAGAGCCAAAAAGGATTTGCACTTCTTGAACAGCAAAAATCAAGTGTTACTTCTGTCTTCTAGCAGTGAGAAGCTTCAAACTCAATCTTCAGATTCTCACTCAATGGGGAACTCTACATTATCTGATGATGGGAATAGTTATTCTAAGAAGGAAATATCTAGTTTTTCTTGTTCTGATTCCCCTAGCACTTCTGTTGAAAGTGTCCTTTTGGAGAGCGAAATTTCTAGTAAGGAAGCAAAGACATCTGACATTTCATATGATCGGCAATCTGTTAATGAGGAGACTCAATTGCCCCAGCCTCCAGAACATGGTGATTATGATAAAAGATGCATTATGGTAGCTAGGGAACACAGTGGCAGTTGCGACTCTG TTGCAGGGATGAGAGCTGAAACAAGTGAAAAGTTTGTCGCCCATGGCAAGAGTGAAAATCCTTTAACTAGCATTGCAGAAGATGCAGCAGATTTGCATGCCAGTCCACCCCGTGCTCCTATTATCTTTAATGCGCCAGAACGGAATGGAGATAATTCACCATCTAGAGCATCCATTGAAGACAAGCTAGCAGATGATTCAATGGATGGAAATTTGAATGTAGGTGAGAATGTGTCTTGTGCATCAAATCCTTCTGATGTTCCTCGCCGCGCCAGCGGTATCTTGCCGTGGTCAAAATCTCCTAAAGTCCAGCGCAAAAGCAAGTTAGATAATGATGCAGATTTGCATGTCAGTCCACCCTGTGCTCCTGTTATCTTCAATGCACCAGAACAGAACGAAGATGATTCACCATCTAGAGTATCCATTGAAGACAAGCTAGCACATGATTCGGTTGATGGAAATTTGAGTGTAGGTGAGAATGTGTTTCGTGCATCAAATCCTTCTGATGTTCCTCGCCGCGCCACCGGTAAGTTGCCATGGTCAAAATCTCCTAAAATCCAGCATGAAAGCAAGTTAGATAATGATGATATGAATCTGGTTAGTAATCTTCCCTTTACTTCTGAGCTCCTAAATGTTCCTTCTCAAGACAGGCATAAATTGTTGTCTTCTGATAATCAGCAGTTGCACAATTTGGACCGTGAGGATCCATTATTGGGTGAAGATTTAACCTGCTTATATAATCTTTCTGACGGTCCATCAAAAGAAGGTGACACCTCACCTTCATCTTCATCATTGGCTGTAAACCATCCAAATCATCTAAATGGTTTAGGCAATGAGAATTCAAATGGTATTTCTGAGGGTTCAGTTCAAAAGCTGGATATATTGGGTGCTCCTGACAAAGAATGTGGCAAACACTCATGGTATACCATGTCTCATGATAAAACTGCTGAAGATACATACATGAAAAAGCCACATAACCTGACCACCACAGAGATTGAAGATGGTGATGCAGATGGAGAGCATGAAGAGACGTGTGGGGCATTCAGTGATGCAGTTACGTCTGAGCCGGGAGACATCAGTAAGAACTGTGGAGTAGATGGCCTCGATTTTTTTGATGCGCTCAACCCTCAGATTCCAGAAATTGCAAATGATATTCAGCCACTTGAATCTGGAAAAGTGGAGATTTCATGTTCTAAGCAGGAAAATTATGACGAAGTTTCAAGTATGACGAAATTTGAGGAAAAAGATAGTATTGTCCCCAGTGAGCTTTTGTATGCAAGTGCATCTACTGGTTCAATTACCTCTCAACATCTCGAATCATTGATCAAAGAAGCAATACTCTCAGATGAGACAGAACATAAGATAGATAAATCTGATGTCACAGTTGAGACTGCTTCTCTTGCTGCGTTGGCGTATAAAGAAGATATTGATGATCTACACTCATCTTTAGATCAGAAAAGGTTTTCAGAAGAATCTGTTTGCTTAATTGGACATTCCAGCCAGAATGACTTGGAAACTGATCTACCTGATGGCCTTGTAGAATCAAAGTTCGAGATACAGATAGCTGATTCCCCAGATTCTAATTCCTTCGTGCATGATGCATCCAACTATCATCATCCCGAGTCGGAGGTTCTTGACACTCTTTCGGACAACAAACTTTCTTTTGATGCTGAAAACATTTTGGAATCAAACACTGCTTCCAGTCAGTCACCATTAAGCTTGGATACTGAACAAGTATCCTCCCAAGGGAAGAATGTTGTTGATTCCACTGAAGATGCTTCATCATTGCAAACTATTTCTCTTGAAGAAGGAAAGGATGAATTAAAAGATGATCAACTCAATGAGGAATTACTGGACAATGATGTATTATCACCTCTCATGGAGCAGATGCAGCCTTCAAGTCATGTTGACCGAGCATCAGATGCTTCTTCCCTATCTTTGTTGCCAAACCTTCCAAGTCAAGATGCAGAGCCAGATGTTATAGCCCACAGCAGCAATCAAGATCCTCAACCCTTGCTAACTGATAACTGTGCAGAAGAGAGGGCTGAGTCAGCAATCCACGAGCATGATAAAATGGAGGTGCTGGATAATGGTGAGTCGAAGTCAGAGCCATTAGCTCTGTTAGCCCAGCCACAACAGGTGGATTCATTTGACCTTGAACAATCTGCTGAATCTTCTTCAATTGCTTCACCAACATTTAGTCCCCGTCAACCTTCATTTCCAGAGCTTTTATCACAGAGCAATCAAGACAGTTTGACATCTTTTCCAATCCACCACTCTGACAAAAAAGAGGACGAGATACCATGTAAAGAACCAGACGAAGAGAAATTGATAGATGAAGGTGCTACTAAAGAGGAGCTGTTACCTCAGTTTGAAGAGGCACGCCTCTCCAATCATGCTGATATAGTTGGAGCCGTCAGTGCTTCTTCTATACCATTTATGGCAAATGTTCCTTGTCAAACTTCAGTTTCAAATCCCTTACCTCTTAGCAGCCATAATGTCAATCCTTTTGAACACGGGAATACAATGATTTCTACCTCTCCTGGCTTTGTCCTGCTTCCTGGTGAACCCCAGATTGATCTGGCGGAAATGCCCCCATTGCCTCCTCTTCCTCCAATTCAATGGAGGATGGGAAAATTACATTCTTCCCCTGATTTGGATGAGGAGCTAACACAGCATCATATAGGCGCCAATTCATCAAGTCTGCCACCTAGGACTGATCAGAATGATCAACCTGTCAATCGAAACATGGCACTGTCAGCTGTAGCTACAGAGAGTACAGCTCTCAGTTGTGGAAACAGTAGTAGGTTTATTGATCCAGGTGATAAACACTCCATAAACCCTCACTTCCCATTGCCAGGTCAATATCATGAGGTGCAGCAGTCTAGTTTGCATGCCATGAGAGGAGGGGAAACACAGCCTGTTAATTCTATCTCAGATGTAACTTCTCTGGATAAACCTTCTACCGATGCTTTGGGTTCAAGTGAAGAACTTATCCAACCACTGAGTAGAGTTGCTCCAGAATTTCTTTCAGACGAACAAGGCTATGATCATTTGGAACAACATATGCCAGTAACTGATGGAATAAAACCAAAAGCAGCTCCTATAAATACAGGGCTTACAGATGCTTCTGAGTCATTATGCCATGAACCATCTCAGCCCCAGTTCCAGCCCCAGTCCCAGCATCATCCCCTCCATCAGTTAGCACCAGAGACTAGCTTAAACAGATCCAATCTTGAAGAGACCCCCACAAGATTGGAGAAAAATGTGGTGGCTCACGGCACCATTATTCCATCATATACAGAAAATGCAAAGCCTGATCACAGTATTCCAACTACAGAGGCGGAAATTATTTGGCCAGCTGTCGAGGAAGGAAACGCTAATGGGATCCGCATGGTGAAACTACAAAGACCACGGACTCCATTAATTGACGATCTTGCTGTGCATGACAAAAGCAAA TTGAGAAAGGTGACAGAGCGGGTTAGGCCTGAAATACAGAAGGATGATGAAAGAGATTCTCTCTTGgaacaaataaggaaaaag TCATTCAATTTGAAACCTACAGTTGCAACAAGACCTAGTATTCAGGGTCCTCAAACTAATCTGAGAGTTGCTGCCATTTTGGAGAAAGCAAAAACAATTCGCCAG GCCTTTGCTGGAAgtgatgaagaagatgatgagGATTCTTGGAGTGATTCATGA